The Pungitius pungitius chromosome 10, fPunPun2.1, whole genome shotgun sequence genome has a window encoding:
- the si:dkey-192g7.3 gene encoding putative butyrophilin subfamily 2 member A3 — MRTFLALLMVLHVSGDNTTIKGVLGDSVLLPCRCKYDKDFQWQWNEKLVVFNETLSFMSNKSNRYTGRTTWETSRNNCSVLLANITAEDQGIYECCFHTNRIYEKSSVYLIVSASYSVCQKEDGVSGGVKVFQCKAGGRYREAWIQWTLDGQLLSNSATTNISHKNHTDAVKGIYNFSSKLRTNLNWTSEPMCDVKAINVSTILNYVCDGSAEPIREIPKRIRSIKVVPICLAVGLCLFLFYSISRGHK; from the exons ATGAGGACCTTCCTGGCACTGTTAATGGTGTTACATGTTTCAG GTGATAACACGACTATTAAAGGTGTCTTAGGAGACAGTGTCCTCCTGCCATGCAGATGCAAGTATGACAAAGACTTTCAGTGGCAGTGGAATGAGAAGTTGGTGGTCTTCAACGAGACGCTTTCATTTAtgtcaaataagtcaaatagGTACACGGGCAGGACCACCTGGGAGACGAGCAGAAATAACTGCTCTGTCCTCCTTGCCAATATCACAGCAGAGGACCAGGGGATATACGAATGctgttttcacacaaacaggatCTACGAGAAATCCAGCGTATATCTCATCGTTTCTG CGAGCTACAGTGTCTGTCAGAAAGAAGACGGAGTGAGTGGAGGTGTGAAGGTTTTCCAGTGTAAAGCGGGAGGGCGCTACAGAGAGGCTTGGATTCAGTGGACTTTGGATGGACAGCTTCTATCCAATTCAGCCACAACCAACATATCCCACAAAAACCACACAGATGCAGTTAAGGGCATCTACAATTTCAGCAGCAAACTCAGAACCAACCTCAACTGGACCTCAGAACCTATGTGTGATGTCAAAGCCATCAACGTATCAACCATCCTGAACTACGTCTGTGATGGATCGGctg AACCTATCCGTGAAATTCCAAAACGCATACGGTCCATAAAAGTCGTCCCCATTTGTTTGGCAGTTGGACTTtgcctctttttgttttaca GCATTTCCAGAGGACAcaaatga
- the appb gene encoding amyloid beta (A4) precursor protein b isoform X2 encodes MGEFTAFLLLLVATLTLSSEVPADDSMGLLTEPQVAMFCGKLNMHINVQSGKWESDLSGTKSCVGTKEGILQYCQEVYPEMQITNVVEANQPVSIQNWCKKGRKQCRSHTHIVVPYRCLVGEFVSDALLVPDKCKFLHQERMDQCESHLHWHTVAKESCGDRSMNLHDYGMLLPCGIDRFRGVEFVCCPAEAERDPDSTAPEGEESDVWWGGAEAEYSDNSMPHPAAPEAVTAEDDDDDDDEEDDGDDEEDTFERDDNGGGDRDDNEDEEGDDNDVIDERDSDERNANIAMTTTTTTTTESVEEVVRVPTVAPSPPDAVDRYLESPGEESEHPDFQKAKESLEAKHREKMSQVMRDWEEAERQAKNLPRADKKAVIQHFQERVEALEREAAGERQQLVETHMARVEALLNSRRRLALETYLGSLQANPPRPRQVLSLLKKYVRAEQKDRQHTLKHYEHVRTVDPKKAAQIRPQVLTHLRVIDERMNQSVDLLYKVPKVANEIQSQVSVIMQRVQSELSQQVSSLQSDRRVNGRVSYGNDALMPDQTYSSAPMDPGLDRLGFIHPESFNQPNTENHVEPVDARPIPDRGHPTRPVSAVKAEVRMESEERQSAGYEVYHQKLVFFAEDVGSNKGAIIGLMVGGVVIATIIVITLVMLRKKQYTSIHHGVIEVDAAVTPEERHLAKMQQNGYENPTYKFFEQMQN; translated from the exons ATGGGGGAGTTTACGGCGTTCTTGCTGTTACTGGTGGCGACCTTGACGCTTTCATCCGAG GTGCCCGCTGATGACTCCATGGGTTTGCTAACGGAGCCCCAGGTGGCCATGTTCTGCGGGAAGCTCAACATGCACATCAATGTGCAGAGTGGCAAATGGGAGTCTGACCTCTCGGGCACAAAGAGCTGCGTCGGCACCAAAGAGGGAATCCTGCAGTACTGCCAAGAG GTGTACCCAGAGATGCAGATTACAAATGTTGTGGAGGCCAACCAGCCCGTCAGCATCCAGAACTGGTGCAAGAAAGGCCGCAAACAATgccgcagtcacacacacattgtggtcCCATACCGCTGCCTGG TTGGGGAGTTTGTGAGCGACGCCCTGCTCGTGCCTGACAAGTGCAAGTTTCTGCACCAGGAGCGCATGGACCAGTGTGAGAGCCATCTGCACTGGCACACTGTGGCCAAAGAG tcctgTGGAGACCGCTCCATGAATCTCCATGACTACGGGATGCTGTTGCCATGTGGTATTGATCGTTTCCGAGGGGTAGAGTTTGTCTGCTGCCCGGCAGAGGCTGAGCGAGACCCAGACAGCACAGCGCCAGAAGGGGAGGAGTCAGACGTCTGGTGGGGTGGAGCTGAGGCCGAATACTCCGACAACAG CATGCCACACCCGGCAGCACCAGAGGCCGTGACTGCTgaggatgacgacgacgatgacgacgaagaagatgatggtgatgaCGAAGAAGACACTTTTGAAAGGGATGACAATGGAGGTGGAGACAGAGATGATAATGAAGATGAGGAGGGCGACGACAACGACGTGATCGATGAACGGGATAGCGATGAGCGCAATGCCAATATCGCCATGACAaccaccactaccaccaccaccgaaTCAGTTGAGGAAGTGGTTCGAG TGCCCACCGTGGCCCCCAGTCCTCCAGACGCCGTAGATCGGTACCTCGAATCTCCAGGGGAGGAAAGCGAGCACCCTGACTTCCAGAAGGCCAAGGAAAGCCTTGAGGCCAAACACCGTGAAAAGATGTCCCAG GTGATGAGGGATTGGGAGGAGGCTGAGAGGCAGGCTAAGAACCTTCCCCGTGCTGACAAGAAAGCTGTCATCCAG CACTTCCAGGAGAGGGTGGAGGCTCTGGAGCGGGAGGCCGCAGGAGagaggcagcagctggtggaaacTCACATGGCCCGGGTGGAGGCTCTGCTCAACAGCCGCCGACGCCTGGCTCTAGAAACGTACCTCGGTTCCCTTCAGGCCAATCCTCCACGG CCTCGTCAGGTGTTGAGTCTGCTGAAGAAGTACGTCCGTGCCGAGCAGAAGGATAGGCAGCACACGCTGAAACATTATGAACACGTCCGCACCGTTGATCCCAAGAAGGCCGCACAGATCCGACCTCAG GTTTTGACCCACCTACGTGTGATTGATGAGAGGATGAATCAGTCCGTTGATCTGCTCTACAAAGTGCCCAAAGTGGCGAATGAGATCCAAAGCCAAGTCT CTGTTATAATGCAGAGAGTTCAGTCGGAGCTGTCGCAGCAAGTCTCTTCACTGCAGAGCGACAGGCGG gtgaaCGGCAGGGTGAGCTACGGTAACGACGCGCTGATGCCTGATCAGACCTACAGCTCTGCTCCGATGGACCCCGGCCTGGACCGACTGGGATTCATCCACCCCGAGAGCTTCAACCAGCCCAACACAGAAAACCACg TTGAGCCCGTTGATGCTCGTCCAATTCCAGACAGAGGACACCCCACACGACCTG TATCTGCGGTGAAGGCAGAAGTGCGGATGGAGAGTGAAGAGAGGCAAAGTGCTGGTTATGAGGTTTACCATCAAAAACTG GTATTTTTTGCTGAGGATGTGGGGTCCAACAAAGGTGCCATTATTGGACTTATGGTCGGCGGGGTTGTCATAGCAACTATCATTGTCATTACTTTGGTGATGCTGAGGAAGAAACAGTATACTTCTATTCATCACGGAGTAATTGAG GTGGACGCAGCTGTGACACCAGAGGAGCGTCATCTGGCCAAAATGCAGCAGAATGGCTACGAGAATCCCACCTACAAATTCTTCGAGCAGATGCAGAACTAA
- the appb gene encoding amyloid beta (A4) precursor protein b isoform X1, translated as MGEFTAFLLLLVATLTLSSEVPADDSMGLLTEPQVAMFCGKLNMHINVQSGKWESDLSGTKSCVGTKEGILQYCQEVYPEMQITNVVEANQPVSIQNWCKKGRKQCRSHTHIVVPYRCLVGEFVSDALLVPDKCKFLHQERMDQCESHLHWHTVAKESCGDRSMNLHDYGMLLPCGIDRFRGVEFVCCPAEAERDPDSTAPEGEESDVWWGGAEAEYSDNSMPHPAAPEAVTAEDDDDDDDEEDDGDDEEDTFERDDNGGGDRDDNEDEEGDDNDVIDERDSDERNANIAMTTTTTTTTESVEEVVRAVCWAPAESGPCHAMLERWYFLPEKGRCVPFLFGGCGGNRNNFDSEEYCLAVCSSSLPTVAPSPPDAVDRYLESPGEESEHPDFQKAKESLEAKHREKMSQVMRDWEEAERQAKNLPRADKKAVIQHFQERVEALEREAAGERQQLVETHMARVEALLNSRRRLALETYLGSLQANPPRPRQVLSLLKKYVRAEQKDRQHTLKHYEHVRTVDPKKAAQIRPQVLTHLRVIDERMNQSVDLLYKVPKVANEIQSQVSVIMQRVQSELSQQVSSLQSDRRVNGRVSYGNDALMPDQTYSSAPMDPGLDRLGFIHPESFNQPNTENHVEPVDARPIPDRGHPTRPVSAVKAEVRMESEERQSAGYEVYHQKLVFFAEDVGSNKGAIIGLMVGGVVIATIIVITLVMLRKKQYTSIHHGVIEVDAAVTPEERHLAKMQQNGYENPTYKFFEQMQN; from the exons ATGGGGGAGTTTACGGCGTTCTTGCTGTTACTGGTGGCGACCTTGACGCTTTCATCCGAG GTGCCCGCTGATGACTCCATGGGTTTGCTAACGGAGCCCCAGGTGGCCATGTTCTGCGGGAAGCTCAACATGCACATCAATGTGCAGAGTGGCAAATGGGAGTCTGACCTCTCGGGCACAAAGAGCTGCGTCGGCACCAAAGAGGGAATCCTGCAGTACTGCCAAGAG GTGTACCCAGAGATGCAGATTACAAATGTTGTGGAGGCCAACCAGCCCGTCAGCATCCAGAACTGGTGCAAGAAAGGCCGCAAACAATgccgcagtcacacacacattgtggtcCCATACCGCTGCCTGG TTGGGGAGTTTGTGAGCGACGCCCTGCTCGTGCCTGACAAGTGCAAGTTTCTGCACCAGGAGCGCATGGACCAGTGTGAGAGCCATCTGCACTGGCACACTGTGGCCAAAGAG tcctgTGGAGACCGCTCCATGAATCTCCATGACTACGGGATGCTGTTGCCATGTGGTATTGATCGTTTCCGAGGGGTAGAGTTTGTCTGCTGCCCGGCAGAGGCTGAGCGAGACCCAGACAGCACAGCGCCAGAAGGGGAGGAGTCAGACGTCTGGTGGGGTGGAGCTGAGGCCGAATACTCCGACAACAG CATGCCACACCCGGCAGCACCAGAGGCCGTGACTGCTgaggatgacgacgacgatgacgacgaagaagatgatggtgatgaCGAAGAAGACACTTTTGAAAGGGATGACAATGGAGGTGGAGACAGAGATGATAATGAAGATGAGGAGGGCGACGACAACGACGTGATCGATGAACGGGATAGCGATGAGCGCAATGCCAATATCGCCATGACAaccaccactaccaccaccaccgaaTCAGTTGAGGAAGTGGTTCGAG CCGTTTGTTGGGCTCCTGCTGAGTCAGGCCCCTGTCATGCCATGCTGGAGCGTTGGTACTTCCTGCCTGAGAAGGGCCGCTGTGTTCCCTTCTTGTTTGGGGGCTGTGGGGGCAACAGGAATAACTTTGATTCGGAGGAGTACTGCCTAGCTGTCTGCAGCAGCTCGT TGCCCACCGTGGCCCCCAGTCCTCCAGACGCCGTAGATCGGTACCTCGAATCTCCAGGGGAGGAAAGCGAGCACCCTGACTTCCAGAAGGCCAAGGAAAGCCTTGAGGCCAAACACCGTGAAAAGATGTCCCAG GTGATGAGGGATTGGGAGGAGGCTGAGAGGCAGGCTAAGAACCTTCCCCGTGCTGACAAGAAAGCTGTCATCCAG CACTTCCAGGAGAGGGTGGAGGCTCTGGAGCGGGAGGCCGCAGGAGagaggcagcagctggtggaaacTCACATGGCCCGGGTGGAGGCTCTGCTCAACAGCCGCCGACGCCTGGCTCTAGAAACGTACCTCGGTTCCCTTCAGGCCAATCCTCCACGG CCTCGTCAGGTGTTGAGTCTGCTGAAGAAGTACGTCCGTGCCGAGCAGAAGGATAGGCAGCACACGCTGAAACATTATGAACACGTCCGCACCGTTGATCCCAAGAAGGCCGCACAGATCCGACCTCAG GTTTTGACCCACCTACGTGTGATTGATGAGAGGATGAATCAGTCCGTTGATCTGCTCTACAAAGTGCCCAAAGTGGCGAATGAGATCCAAAGCCAAGTCT CTGTTATAATGCAGAGAGTTCAGTCGGAGCTGTCGCAGCAAGTCTCTTCACTGCAGAGCGACAGGCGG gtgaaCGGCAGGGTGAGCTACGGTAACGACGCGCTGATGCCTGATCAGACCTACAGCTCTGCTCCGATGGACCCCGGCCTGGACCGACTGGGATTCATCCACCCCGAGAGCTTCAACCAGCCCAACACAGAAAACCACg TTGAGCCCGTTGATGCTCGTCCAATTCCAGACAGAGGACACCCCACACGACCTG TATCTGCGGTGAAGGCAGAAGTGCGGATGGAGAGTGAAGAGAGGCAAAGTGCTGGTTATGAGGTTTACCATCAAAAACTG GTATTTTTTGCTGAGGATGTGGGGTCCAACAAAGGTGCCATTATTGGACTTATGGTCGGCGGGGTTGTCATAGCAACTATCATTGTCATTACTTTGGTGATGCTGAGGAAGAAACAGTATACTTCTATTCATCACGGAGTAATTGAG GTGGACGCAGCTGTGACACCAGAGGAGCGTCATCTGGCCAAAATGCAGCAGAATGGCTACGAGAATCCCACCTACAAATTCTTCGAGCAGATGCAGAACTAA
- the gabpa gene encoding GA-binding protein alpha chain, with amino-acid sequence MSKSEQEEMIEIEIDEREKQACLEEGVEEQTITASDLIQQDIDINEPIGNLKKLLEPRIQISLDAYDICLQDIQLHPDHSLFDQGVKTDGTVQLSLQIITKQGEEKLNILEIVKPVETVEVVIDPDAAGEEGTMVEEGQLIAVERSGLSDETSEQVTRWAAALEGYRKEQVRLGIPYDPVLWSADQVIHWAVWVMKEFNIDEMEIGSIHIPGRDLCLFSQDEFLQKVPNGEILWSHLELLRKYVLASQDQSGGDATVTIDQPVHIIPAQVSTPTVVKVLKHNRGPRTPRISGGEERSSPGNRTGNNGQIQLWQFLLELLTDKDARDCISWVGEEGEFKLNQPELVAQKWGQRKNKPTMNYEKLSRALRYYYDGDMISKVQGKRFVYKFVCDLRTLIGYSAAELNNLVTDCEQKKLARMQMHGIGQPITTVTLATTLEKES; translated from the exons ATGTCTAAAAGTGAACAAGAAGAGATGATAGAGATCGAGATCGATGAACGGGAGAAACAGGCATGTCTGGAGGAAGG TGTCGAGGAGCAGACCATCACTGCATCAGACTTGATTCAACAAGATATCGACATAAATGAGCCCATTGGCAACTTAAAGAAGCTTTTGGAGCCCCGTATCCAAATTTCACTGGATGCATACGATATTTGCTTGCAGGACATTCAG CTTCACCCTGACCACAGCCTCTTCGACCAGGGAGTAAAGACAGATGGCACCGTGCAGCTCAGCCTGCAAATAATAACCAAACAAG GTGAGGAGAAGTTGAACATCTTGGAAATCGTGAAGCCGGTGGAAACGGTAGAGGTGGTGATCGATCCAGATGCGGCGGGAGAGGAGGGCACTATGGTGGAGGAGGGCCAACTCATCGCTGTGGAGCGATCGGGCCTCTCGGACGAGACGTCGGAGCAAGTTACACGCTGGGCCGCAGCACTTGAAGGCTACCGCAAAGAGCAGGTTCGCCTGGGCATCCCATACG ATCCTGTGCTCTGGTCAGCTGACCAGGTGATCCACTGGGCCGTGTGGGTAATGAAAGAGTTCAACATCGACGAGATGGAAATCGGTAGCATTCACATCCCGGGTCGGGATCTGTGCTTATTCAGCCAGGACGAGTTTCTTCAGAAGGTGCCCAACGGAGAGATTCTCTGGAGTCATCTGGAACTTCTGCGCAAAT ATGTGTTGGCGAGCCAGGACCAGTCTGGAGGGGACGCTACCGTCACTATTGATCAAC CTGTGCATATAATCCCAGCTCAAGTGAGCACACCCACTGTCGTGAAGGTGTTGAAGCATAACCGCGGCCCCAGAACTCCCCGTATATCTGGAGGAGAAGAGCGCAGCTCGCCCGGTAACCGCACAG gcaacaacGGCCAGATCCAGCTCTGGCAGTTCTTGCTGGAGCTGCTGACGGACAAGGATGCGAGAGACTGCATCTCCTGGGTGGGCGAGGAGGGCGAGTTCAAACTCAACCAGCCGGAGCTTGTGGCACAGAAATGGGGCCAGCGCAAGAACAAGCCCACCATGAACTACGAGAAACTCAGCAGAGCCCTCAG GTACTACTATGACGGGGACATGATCAGCAAGGTGCAGGGCAAGCGCTTCGTTTACAAGTTTGTGTGTGACCTGAGAACTCTGATCGGCTACAGTGCCGCCGAGCTCAACAACCTGGTGACCGACTGTGAACAGAAGAAGCTGGCTCGCATGCAGATGCACGGCATCGGACAGCCCATCACCACAGTGACGCTGGCCACCACGCttgaaaaagaaagttaa
- the u2af1 gene encoding splicing factor U2AF 35 kDa subunit, protein MAEYLASIFGTEKDKVNCSFYFKIGACRHGDRCSRLHNKPTFSQTIALLNIYRNPQNSAQSADGLTCAISDMEMQEHYDEFFEEVFTEMEEKYGEVEEMNVCDNLGDHLVGNVYVKFRYEEDAEKAVIDLNNRWFNGQPIHAELSPVTDFREACCRQYEMGECTRGGFCNFMHLKPISRELRRELYGRRRKGRHRSRSRSRERRSRSRDRGRGGGGGDRGGGGDRGGGGDRGGGGDRGGGGDRGGDRGGGDRGGGGGGGRERRRSRDRERSGRF, encoded by the exons ATGGCAGAGTACCTGGCGTCCATTTTTGGGACAGAGAAAGATAA GGTCAATTGctccttttatttcaaaattgGAGCTTGTCGACATGGCGACCGCTGCTCCAGATTACACAATAAGCCGACATTCAGCCAG acaATTGCCCTCCTGAACATCTACCGGAACCCCCAGAACAGCGCCCAGTCTGCTGATGGCCTCACCT GTGCCATCAGTGACATGGAGATGCAGGAGCACTATGATGAGTTCTTTGAG GAAGTCTTCactgagatggaggagaagtatggagaggtggaggagatgaacGTATGTGACAACCTCGGGGACCACCTAGTAGGAAATGTGTATGTGAAG ttCCGTTACGAAGAGGATGCTGAGAAGGCCGTGATAGACCTGAATAATCGGTGGTTTAATGGACAGCCTATCCATGCTGAGCTGTCCCCCGTCACCGATTTCAGAGAAGCCTGCTGTCGGCAGTATGAAATGGG GGAATGCACTCGTGGGGGCTTCTGTAACTTCATGCATCTGAAGCCCATCTCGCGTGAGCTGAGGAGAGAGCTCTACGGACGCCGGAGGAAGGG CCGCCATAGGTCTCGGTCTCGATCGAGAGAGAGGCGTTCTCGCTCCAGGGACAGGGGTcggggaggcggcggcggggacagaggcggcggcggggacagaggcggcggcggggacagaggaggaggcggggacagaggaggaggcggggacaGAGGCGGTGACAGGGGCGGTGGGGacagaggcggcggcggcggaggtggCCGTGAGAGACGCCGctccagagacagagagcgttCTGGACGATTCTGA